In Mycolicibacterium gadium, the genomic window CGAGTGGCGAAAGCAGTTGGAGATCAACGTCATCGGTGCGCTGGCTGTCACCCAGGCGGTCCTGCCCCGGCTTCGGAGATCCCGGGGGCGGGTCGTGTTCATCTCGAGTGTCAACGGCAGATTGTCCATGCCGCTGGTCGGTGCGTACGCGGCGAGCAAGTTCGCGCTGGAGGCGGCCGCCGATGCGCTGCGAATGGAGCTGAACCCCTGGAAGATCCGCGTCATAGTCGTCGAGCCGGCGCAGACCGACACCGACATGTGGCGTACCGCCGACACGATGGTGGAAGACCTTGAGGCCGGCCTGACCCCGGAGCACCGCGGTCTCTACGCCAAGCACATCGCGGGCTTCAAGAAGATGATCCCGGTGTCGCAGAAGATCGCCGTCCCGACGGAAAAGGTGTCCGCAGTCGTCGAGGAGGCGCTCACCGCGAAGCGGCCACGCGCCCGCTACATCGTCGGACTGGTGCCCAAGGCGCAGGTGGCGTTGATGAGTGTGATGCCGACGAAGATGCGCGACATCGCGCTGCGGAAGGTCTCCGGCCAACCCTGAGATGCCGACCTTCGTCAAGCGAAACCCCGGCGCGCCGACAGGTTTCTTTGCGTGCGAAGCCGCAGGGCTGCAATGGCTTTCGTCCGCCGACGGCGGGGTGCCGTGCGCCGAGGTCGTCGACTTCGACGACGGGACCCTCACCTTGGGACGGCTCGACGCCGTCGCGCCCGACCGTGACACCGCCCGCGAGTTCGGTCGGCGATTGGCGTGCACGCACGACGCGGGCGCCGATGCGTTTGGCATCGGGCCACCCGGATGGCCGGGGCCGGGCTTCTTCGGACCGCTGCACCATCCTCTGCCGATGTCGCTGACCGCACACGACTCGTGGGGGACCTTCTACGCCCGTGAACGGTTGGCGCCCATGGCGGAGCGCGCGGCCGACCGGCTCAGCGCGTCGATCCGGCGTGAACTCGATGCGGTGATCGCGCAGTGTGAGAACGGGCGATTCGACGACGACGATCGCCCCGCCCGTCTACACGGTGACCTGTGGAGCGGCAACGTGATGTGGACTCCGGACGGCGTGGTCCTGATCGACCCCGCGGCCCACGGCGGCCACCGCGAGACCGACTCGCGATGCTCGCACTGTTCGGCTGTCCGCACTTCGAGGCGGTCATCGCCGGGTACGAGTCGCGGCGGAGGCTGTCCGAGGGTTGGCGCGACCGGGTCGGCCTGCACCAGTTGTATCCGCTGCTGGCTCACGTCGTGCTGTTCGGCGGCAGTTACGCGGAGCAGACCGGGCGGGCGGCGCGCAGCGCGCTGAATGTCCTGCGTTAGTTGAACGCCAACCAGCTCGGCAGCGCCCGTTCCCGCGAATCGCACAACACCTGACGGGTATCGCAATTGCCGTCCGGGACACCTGCTCCCGACCACATGCCGCCCGTGTCACGACGCAACACGATCGCCGACGAGCCGCCGCCGTCGAGCAGCACGGCCGTATCGCTGCCTAGGCCACGGAACAGATCCTGCATCTGGTCGGGTGTGTAGCTGCCGCCCTGGAAGACGTACATCTCGTCCTTCGTCCTGGAATATGCGAGGGCGGTGCGGGCGGCGCTCGGTCCGCCGTCGTTGAGTTGCCCCATGTCACCGGGCGCCAACAACCCGATGCCCGCGACCGCGACGAAGCGAACATCCTTGTCGAGCAGGTCCTGAATCACCGGCGATGCGGCGTCGTAATCGTCGGGACTTCTCGGGGGCACCACGTAGGGTGCGCCTGCGACGGGAAGAATCATGGTGGACAACGCCTTCCAGTTCTCGTTGCCACCCGAGAGGCCTTGCTTTCCCGCATACGCGAGGGTGCCGGTCACCGCCGCGTTGGCGCGCCCCTGCCCGCGGGTGTTGTCGACGTAGGCACCCAGGGGGGAACTGCAGCCGGTCGACTTCCATGAGCCACCCTGCTGTCCACGGACGTCGAAGAAGTTGGCGTTGATCGCGATCGTGGGCTGGCCCAGCGCCTGCCATGCCTGCAGCGGCGAGAAGATCTCGGATGCCTGCCGGAGGCCCTCGCCGGTGCGCGCGCGTGGATCGCGTTCGCAGCGGCCCTGATAACCGCTGTGCGAGTCGACGAGCAGTCGCGGGGCGAGCCGTTGCGACGCCGACTTGATGATCATCAAGTGGCCGCCGTTGCTCATCTCGTACCAGCTGCCGCCGGCGTTGAGCATCGGTGTGGGATGGCCGCTGCCGAAGTTGTAGACGAGGTAGGACCCGCGGGTGTTGGCGATGGCGCCGGCGAGGAGATCGCGGCCGCTCGCTGCGCCTGCGTTCGGGGCTCCGGCCGTTGTCGACAGCCCAGCGCACAACATCAGCGCCGCCGCGCCGACCGCGAAGCGCCGAATGGTGACGGAGATCGACAAAGGGGGCCTCCAGAAGACATAGCGACGAAACCACATTAACCCCGGTAGCAACACTGTCAACTTTCGTAACAAGTGCATCACAATAGGATTTCGCCCCGGCACAGACGCTGTCGGCTACCTGTCACGGACTGGCGCGCGTTAGTTCCCCGAAGAACCGGGTAATCGCACCGCATGCCCACTGTCTCGCGAACGTTCTCGGTCAGCCCCTCGCCGCACCAGGTGATCGAGTACCTCAAGGATTTTGCACATGCCGTCGAGTGGGATCCGGGCACGCAGCAATGCACGCGCAACGACAGCGGGCCAATCGGTAAAGGCGCGTCCTGGCACAACGTATCGAAGATCGCCGGCGTCACCGCAGAACTGACCTACACCCTCGAAACAATGAGCGACAGCAATCTGGTGTTCGTCGGCAAGAACAAGTCGTCGACCTCCACCGAGAACATCTACGTCGACGCGGCCGATTCGGGTTCGGTGATCACCTACCGCAACGACCTCGAAATGCGCGGGCCGATAGCACTTTTGAACCCGCTGTTGAAGTTGTACTTCGAAAAACTGGCCAATGACACCGAGAAACAGATGACGTCGGTACTCAACCGACTACCTATAGAGGAGCAGAAATGATCGGAACGATTCTCAGCGCGCTCATCGTCGGCCTCATCGTGGGGGCGCTGGCGCGTCTCATCATGCCGGGTAAGCAGAGCATCGGTGTGATCATGACGATCGTGCTCGGTGCGCTCGGATCCTTCATCGGCTCCTGGCTGACCTACCAGCTCGGGTACCAGAACTCGAACGGCGGGTGGGAGATCATCCCGTTCCTCGTCGGCATCATCGTCGCCATCGTGCTGATCGCGATCTATGTCGGTATCACCGGGCGGCGGGGCACCAAGAGCACGCAGGTCCGCTAGGGCGACGGCGGGGCCAGACGGTACACGGCGTCGGCGTAATCGTCGGTGATGTAGACCGCGCCGTCCGGTCCGGTCACCGCGGCCACCGGACGGCCCCACCGCGAGCCGTCCCCGGACTGAAACCCACCGACGAGCGTCTGCTGATCGCCCAAGACGCCGTCGCGCCAGGGAAAGAACGACACCTCGGGCGCACGGGGCGGTTCGCGGTTCCACGATCCGTGGACGCCGACGAGCGCCCCGCTGGCGTACGGCGCGGGCAGTACGCCGTCGGTGAAGCTCATGCCGAGTGGGGCGGCGTGAGCGCCGAGGCTCTGTTCGATCGGCGGCAGTGACGCACAGTCCATGCGGTCGCCGTCGGCGTTGGTCTGCACATCACGAATCAACGGCAGATTGGCCGGACCGCCGTCGGGATTGCAGTAGGGCCAGCCCAATTCGCGTCCCGGTGTCAGCCGGGCCACCGATTCCGGTGGATGCTCGTCGACGTACTCCGGATCGACCTCGCCGGTGCGTGGATCCGCGACGTTGTCACGGTTGTTGACCGCGGTCCACAACGACCCGTCCGGCGCGATCGCCAGGCCGGTGCCGTTGCGGACGCCCGTCGCAAATGGTTCAGCCGGTCCGCCGCCGCGTGGAACGCGCATGATGGTGGCGCGCGGCGGGTCCGCGTCGCGATCCTCGGCTGAGATGTTGCCCGTCGACCCGATCGAGAAGTACACGGCACCGTCGGGGCCGATCGCGACGCTCTTGAGCGCGTGCGAATAGGCGCCGCGAAGGTCCGGGCTCTTCGCGTCGGGCAGGCCCCCGGCGACGGTTCGGCGATTGATCGCCCTGCCGTCGGCGTAGTCGTAAACATCGATCTGGTCGCTTTCCGCGACGTACAAGGAATTTCCGGCGAAGGTCAACCCGTGAGGCTGGTCGAGTCCGTCGAGTGGCACCTCTCGTGTCGGGCTGCCGGCCCCAGGGCGCAGCGCGACGACCTCGCCGGCACTGGGCACCGATATCAGCAGCGCGCCGTCGGGGGCCCACGCCGCGAGCCTCGGCTTCGGCAAGCGCGCCCACACCGACAACGTCCACCCTCGCGGAACCCGCGCCTCCCGTGGCTCGTCGAACGGGGCCTGCGCCAGATCGGGAGCTACCTGCACCGCCACGGGGCTCAGCCCCCCGGCAGGTTCGGAGGTCGGGGCGGCCGAAGTCGGTGCACGGGTGTCCGGTGGCGGAGTCGGTGCAGCGGAGCACGCGGTGAGCAGCGCCATACCGGCGATGCAGATCCCAATTCTGTTATGCCGCAGATAAACCCGCATGCATCTCCCAAAGCAGAATTTCAGCGGGTTCGGTGGCGGTGACGCGCTGGCCGCCCGAAGCGGTGAATCGCACGGCGTCGCCTTCGTGCAACGGCCCCGCGCCCTCGAGGGTGACGTCACCGCGGGGTACGAACAGGTGCAGGTACGGCGCCGAAGGCAGTTCGACACTCTCGCCGGCCTGTAGCCGCGCGCCGTGCAGCGCGGCATACTTGTTGCGGATCGTGATAGCGGCCTGGTCGCTGTGCTCGGGCATGCCCGAGGCGATGGTCACCAGACCGCCACGCAACAGCTCGTCGTCGATCTCGAGCTGCTGGTATCCGGGTTCGATGCCCGACTCGTCGGGAACCACCCACATCTGCACGAAATGCACAGGGTCGGAGTGCGATTGCTCGCCGGTCAGCGTCCAGGAGTCGTTCTTCTCCGAGTGCAGGATGCCGCGTCCAGCCGACATGCGTTGTGCCAGGCCGGGATAGATCACGCCGGAGTGACCGGTCGAGTCCTGGTGCACGAGCGATCCGCGCAGCACCCAGGTCACGATCTCCATATCGCGATGCGGGTGGGTATCAAAGCCGGTCCCCGGCTTCACGATGTCGTCGTTGTTGACGAGCAGCAGGCCGTGGTGGGTGTTCTCGGGTTCGTAGTGGCTGCCGAACGAGAACGAGTGCTTGGAGTCCAGCCATGCGATCTTGGTTTTCGCGCGGTCGTCGGCACGACGGACGTCTATGGTCGGGGTGGTCATCAGCGATCCTCTCGCTCCGGGCCCAGCCTAGGTGCGGCCACTGGACACGACAACATGGATGATGTGTCATGTATTCCATGTGGCTGACCGACGAGCAACAGCAGATCTGGCGCGACTATCTGGCGATGGCCAGCCGGCTGCAGACGGCGATGCACCGCCAGCTCCAGCAGGACTGCGAGCTGTCGCTCTCGGACTACGACGTGCTGGTCGCCCTGTCCGAGCGCGGCCCACTGCGGATCAACGAACTCGGCGATGCGTTGGCGTGGGAGCAGAGCCGGTTGTCCCACCAATTGCGCCGGATGCGTGGTCGTGGTCTGGTCGCACGCCAGGGCAGCGACGACGACCGCCGCGGTGCGACCGTCGACCTCACCGACGCCGGCCGTGCTGCGCTCGAGGTGGCCGCGCCGGGGCACGTCGCGTTGGTGCGCTCCGCGATGTTCGACGGAATGCCGGAAGCGCAATTGCGCGCCTTCGGCGCGGTGGCCAAGGCCGTCTCCGAGCGGTTGACTACCAGTCCGCCTCGTCGAACGTGATGACGCCGCGGATGTTGTTGCCGTCGAGCATGTCCTGGTAGCCCTGGTTGATGTCCTCGAGACGGTAGGTCCTGGTGACCATGTCGTCGATGTTGAGCAGGCCCGACTTGTACAGCCCGGTGAGCTTCGGCGTATCGACGTGCGAGCTCCCACCGCCGAAGATGTTGCCCTTCAACGTCTTCTGCAACATGGTGAACAGGAACATGTTGAGCTTGACGTCGGCGTCCATCATCGAACCCATGCCGGTCAGCACGCAGGTGCCGGTCTTGGCGGTGAGGATCATCGCCTCTTCGATGTATTCGCCCTTCATGTCGCCGACAGCGATGATCGTCTTGTCGGCCATCAAGCCATGCGTTACGTCGATCATGGGGGCGATCGCCTCGGCCATCGACGGGTAGACGTGCGTTGCGCCGAACTTGATCGCCTGGTCGCGCTTCCACTCGTTCGGATCGATGGCGATGACATTGCGGGCGCCCGAGATCACCGCACCCTGCAGTGCGCTCATGCCGATGCCGCCGACGCCGATGATGGCGACGGTCTCGCCGGGTTGGACGTCGGCGACGTTGACGGCCGACCCGAAGCCCGTCGGCACCGCGCAACCCATGATCGCGGCGGTCTCGAACGGGATGTCCTTGTCGATCTTGACGACGGAGTCCTTGTGGACCGTCATGTGCGGGGCGAAGGTGCCGAGCAGGTTCATCGGCGAGACCTCGGTGGTGCCGGCGTGCACGCGCGAGGTGCCGTCGGCGATCGCCTTACCGCCGAGCAGAACCGCGCCGCGATCACACAGTGAGCGGTAGCCCTTCAGGCACGGCGGACACTCGCCGCAGGCCGGGATGAACGCGAGGATGACGTGGTCGCCCTCCTCGATGCCCGTCACGTTGCGGCCGACCTTGGTGACGACGCCGGCGCCCTCGTGGCCGCCGAGCGCGGGCAGGGCGATCGGGGTGGCGCCGGTGGTCAGGTGATAGTCGGAGTGGCACATACCCGCGGCGTGGACGCGGATCTGTACCTCGTCGCCGACGGGGTCGCCGATCTCGATCTCATCGACGCGGAACGGCGTGTTGAGCTCCCACAGCAGAGCGCCCTTGGTCTTCATGACCCATGAGAATAGAACACGTTCCAGAACTGCTGCCAATCGCAGCGTTGAGCTGGCAGTTCGCGCGCTATTGATCGTCGAGCGTCGGGTTTGCGACGCTTGTGGATAAGTACCGTGACAAAGCCCGACGGTCGCCGATCCTGTCGGATAGCGACCCCACCGTTACGCCATGAATATGGAGCCGTTCCTTGGAACCGAAGCCGTGGCGGCGGGCCGTTTCACGCGCAGAACCCTGACGACCCGCAACGTGAAGATCTACCAAAACGTCTACCTGCCGAAGGGGGTGGAGCTGACCGCCGAGATGCGAGCGAATGCCGCGTGGTTGTGGTCGAGTCGTCGCGCCACAGTCGCTGGGCTTTCGGCCGCGGCCGTTCACGGATCGAAATGGATCGACGCGGCGCTTCCTGCCGAGCTAATACGACCTGTGCCAGGCAAGGTCAATGGGATCGTGATCCATCGCGACGTCCTCCACGAAAGCGAAATATGCGCGGTCCGTGGCATGACGGCCACCACACCCGCGCGTACCGCTTACGACCTAGGGCGGCGAGGGACTTTGAATGCAGGCGGTAATGAGGCTTGATGCACTTGCGAACGCGACAGGCGTGAAGTCCGAGGAGGTTGCGGCGCTGCTGCCCATGCACCGCGGTGCTCGGGGGATCCCGCATTTGCGGAAAGCGACCGATCTGATGGACGGCGGCTCGGAGTCGCCTCAGGAGACGCGCACTCGTCTGCTTCTCATCGAAGCCGGTTTTCCCCGTCCGGAGACACAGATCGTGGTGTGCAACACGTTCGGGGAGTTCATCGGCCGGGTGGACCTGGGATACCGGAAGTGGAAAGTCGCCGTCGAGTACGACGGTCCACAACACTGGGCCACGTGGGCGGATCATGCTCGCGACATCGAGCGGATCGCCGACCTCGAAGCGGAAGGCTGGATCGTGATTCGGCTCAGCCGCGACATCCTTCGATACAGACGCAGCACATTCCTTGCGCGGGTGCGCGATGCGATGCGCGATAGAGGATGGTCTGACCACGCCTCGGTGCGGCTAGATGCGAGCTTGCCCCGGTGAAACCAGCTCGAGTGTCGGGTTTACCCACGTTTTCGGCGCGCGGGCGTGACAACACCCGACATTCGGCAAACTAGAGCGTGGCGGGCAAGCCCCACTTCTCGAACGACGCCATGTGGAAGGCGACCACATGGGTAATGCCTTCGTCCGTCGTGGCGAGCACATGCATCTGGAACGGCTCATGCGCGCCGGTTTCCCGGTTGAGCATGTACATCGCTCCGGCCGGCTGACCGTTGGCCACCGTGGGGAGTAGCCGCATGTCGCCGGGCAACTCGGCCGGGCAGTGCGTCTTCGACAGCAGGACGATGTTCTCCGGGCCCTGATACCAGCCGTCGAAGGGCGGCATCTCCCAGACGGCGTCGGCGGTGAA contains:
- a CDS encoding SDR family NAD(P)-dependent oxidoreductase; translated protein: MPTALVTGASRGIGKGIVEHLAARGWDVIAGVRSQQDADAVTKHDPQRVSSVILDVTSADDIAALEQSLPEQLDAVVNNAGIAVGGAMETLSPDEWRKQLEINVIGALAVTQAVLPRLRRSRGRVVFISSVNGRLSMPLVGAYAASKFALEAAADALRMELNPWKIRVIVVEPAQTDTDMWRTADTMVEDLEAGLTPEHRGLYAKHIAGFKKMIPVSQKIAVPTEKVSAVVEEALTAKRPRARYIVGLVPKAQVALMSVMPTKMRDIALRKVSGQP
- a CDS encoding phosphodiester glycosidase family protein → MLCAGLSTTAGAPNAGAASGRDLLAGAIANTRGSYLVYNFGSGHPTPMLNAGGSWYEMSNGGHLMIIKSASQRLAPRLLVDSHSGYQGRCERDPRARTGEGLRQASEIFSPLQAWQALGQPTIAINANFFDVRGQQGGSWKSTGCSSPLGAYVDNTRGQGRANAAVTGTLAYAGKQGLSGGNENWKALSTMILPVAGAPYVVPPRSPDDYDAASPVIQDLLDKDVRFVAVAGIGLLAPGDMGQLNDGGPSAARTALAYSRTKDEMYVFQGGSYTPDQMQDLFRGLGSDTAVLLDGGGSSAIVLRRDTGGMWSGAGVPDGNCDTRQVLCDSRERALPSWLAFN
- a CDS encoding SRPBCC family protein; the protein is MPTVSRTFSVSPSPHQVIEYLKDFAHAVEWDPGTQQCTRNDSGPIGKGASWHNVSKIAGVTAELTYTLETMSDSNLVFVGKNKSSTSTENIYVDAADSGSVITYRNDLEMRGPIALLNPLLKLYFEKLANDTEKQMTSVLNRLPIEEQK
- a CDS encoding GlsB/YeaQ/YmgE family stress response membrane protein, which codes for MIGTILSALIVGLIVGALARLIMPGKQSIGVIMTIVLGALGSFIGSWLTYQLGYQNSNGGWEIIPFLVGIIVAIVLIAIYVGITGRRGTKSTQVR
- a CDS encoding PQQ-dependent sugar dehydrogenase translates to MRVYLRHNRIGICIAGMALLTACSAAPTPPPDTRAPTSAAPTSEPAGGLSPVAVQVAPDLAQAPFDEPREARVPRGWTLSVWARLPKPRLAAWAPDGALLISVPSAGEVVALRPGAGSPTREVPLDGLDQPHGLTFAGNSLYVAESDQIDVYDYADGRAINRRTVAGGLPDAKSPDLRGAYSHALKSVAIGPDGAVYFSIGSTGNISAEDRDADPPRATIMRVPRGGGPAEPFATGVRNGTGLAIAPDGSLWTAVNNRDNVADPRTGEVDPEYVDEHPPESVARLTPGRELGWPYCNPDGGPANLPLIRDVQTNADGDRMDCASLPPIEQSLGAHAAPLGMSFTDGVLPAPYASGALVGVHGSWNREPPRAPEVSFFPWRDGVLGDQQTLVGGFQSGDGSRWGRPVAAVTGPDGAVYITDDYADAVYRLAPPSP
- a CDS encoding pirin family protein; this translates as MTTPTIDVRRADDRAKTKIAWLDSKHSFSFGSHYEPENTHHGLLLVNNDDIVKPGTGFDTHPHRDMEIVTWVLRGSLVHQDSTGHSGVIYPGLAQRMSAGRGILHSEKNDSWTLTGEQSHSDPVHFVQMWVVPDESGIEPGYQQLEIDDELLRGGLVTIASGMPEHSDQAAITIRNKYAALHGARLQAGESVELPSAPYLHLFVPRGDVTLEGAGPLHEGDAVRFTASGGQRVTATEPAEILLWEMHAGLSAA
- a CDS encoding MarR family winged helix-turn-helix transcriptional regulator; the encoded protein is MYSMWLTDEQQQIWRDYLAMASRLQTAMHRQLQQDCELSLSDYDVLVALSERGPLRINELGDALAWEQSRLSHQLRRMRGRGLVARQGSDDDRRGATVDLTDAGRAALEVAAPGHVALVRSAMFDGMPEAQLRAFGAVAKAVSERLTTSPPRRT
- a CDS encoding NDMA-dependent alcohol dehydrogenase, producing MKTKGALLWELNTPFRVDEIEIGDPVGDEVQIRVHAAGMCHSDYHLTTGATPIALPALGGHEGAGVVTKVGRNVTGIEEGDHVILAFIPACGECPPCLKGYRSLCDRGAVLLGGKAIADGTSRVHAGTTEVSPMNLLGTFAPHMTVHKDSVVKIDKDIPFETAAIMGCAVPTGFGSAVNVADVQPGETVAIIGVGGIGMSALQGAVISGARNVIAIDPNEWKRDQAIKFGATHVYPSMAEAIAPMIDVTHGLMADKTIIAVGDMKGEYIEEAMILTAKTGTCVLTGMGSMMDADVKLNMFLFTMLQKTLKGNIFGGGSSHVDTPKLTGLYKSGLLNIDDMVTRTYRLEDINQGYQDMLDGNNIRGVITFDEADW